A single window of Nicotiana sylvestris chromosome 5, ASM39365v2, whole genome shotgun sequence DNA harbors:
- the LOC104241586 gene encoding uncharacterized protein, producing MDSTRNDCKPVAVLPEDSASLLSEVLPSAEVIENVPLPDADIGAGGPSAEVLGTMRRDEPSSSQPADVPISSTGERGKGLAEDGCETGSNLDPNEVRILSEGFTCFEVRLEGSSRTIVVPMDRDLLLNTEGVVPSLGPIFSDVEGRTLETLDGVALSMGIADLTLRTIILEIETARRKERRKAIFKKMERKYHEYRSKHREICMQFGGSGNFQALQDELKEKYDELVKVIGKCSVLEGALRDKEEELKVIKGVEAQCVDLQAQVISLRAELEKSLFKVDALGGELAGRTVDLEKSESDRLATLRQVEALEAVIRVLHLERDPRLKLSAETG from the exons ATGGACTCTACAAGGAATGATTGCAAGCCAGTTGCCGTCTTGCCTGAAGATAGTGCAAGTCTTTTGTCTGAAGTCCTGCCGTCAGCAGAAGTCATAGAGAATGTGCCCCTTCCTGATGCTGACATTGGAGCTGGTGGACCGTCTGCGGAGGTTCTAGGTACTATGCGGCGAGATGAGCCATCCTCCTCGCAACCAGCTGATGTTCCCATCTCGTCTACTGGTGAAAGAGGTAAGGGGCTTGCTGAGGATGGTTGTGAGACGGGCTCCAATCTCGATCCTAATGAGGTTCGGATATTAAGCGAGGGGTTTACTTGCTTTGAAGTCAGGTTGGAAGGGTCCTCGCGGACCATCGTGGTTCCCATGGATCGGGACCTATTGTTGAACACAGAGGGCGTAGTTCCCTCCTTGGGTCCTATTTTCTCTGATGTGGAGGGCAGGACCCTCGAGACCTTGGACGGTGTCGCCCTATCAATGGGTATAGCCGACCTTACCCTTAGA ACCATTATCTTGGAGATCGAGACTGCTCGTCGGAAGGAGAGGCGTAAGGCCATTTTCAAGAAGATGGAACGAAAGTACCACGAGTACCGTAGTAAACACCGAGAGATTTGCATGCAATTTGGTGGGAGTGGTAACTTCCAAGCTCTCCAAGACGAGCTGAAGGAAAAATATGACGAGTTGGTGAAAGTCATCGGCAAGTGTAGTGTCCTCGAGGGAGCACTGAGAGACaaagaggaagagctcaaggtgATCAAAGGGGTCGAGGCCCAATGTGTCGATCTCCAAGCCCAAGTGATCTCGTTGCGAGCAGAGCTTGAAAAAAGTCTATTTAAGGTGGATGCTTTGGGTGGTGAGCTCGCCGGGAGGACAGTGGACTTGGAGAAGTCAGAATCGGATCGGTTGGCGACTTTGAGGCAAGTGGAGGCATTAGAGGCCGTAATCCGCGTTCTTCACTTAGAGCGG GATCCAAGGTTAAAATTGAGTGCAGAAACAGGGTGA